One genomic region from Candidatus Methylomirabilis sp. encodes:
- a CDS encoding GNAT family N-acetyltransferase, with the protein MAEAAERRARHKTFPRRIALKDGRVATIRLMLKADKEKLLRFFRGIPEEERMFLRDDVTRPETIEAWARDLDYSTVLPIVAEIEGRIVADATLHRRPYGWMQHVAEVRVVVDPTFRGKGLGHALLGEIVDIAGTWGMEILVSELTPEQKAAIKLVKSVGFKREATLRRHVKDLSGTPRDLVVLTRRLTQD; encoded by the coding sequence AAGACGTTCCCCCGCCGGATCGCGCTGAAGGACGGCCGGGTGGCGACGATCCGCCTCATGCTGAAGGCGGATAAGGAGAAGCTCCTCCGGTTCTTCCGGGGAATCCCCGAGGAAGAGCGGATGTTCCTCCGGGACGACGTGACCCGGCCCGAGACGATCGAGGCCTGGGCGCGTGACCTGGACTACAGCACCGTCCTTCCCATCGTTGCCGAGATCGAGGGCCGGATCGTCGCGGACGCGACGCTGCACCGCCGGCCCTACGGCTGGATGCAGCACGTCGCCGAGGTCCGGGTCGTGGTGGATCCGACCTTCCGGGGAAAAGGCCTGGGGCACGCCCTCCTGGGGGAGATCGTCGACATCGCCGGGACATGGGGAATGGAGATCCTGGTCTCGGAGCTGACCCCGGAACAGAAAGCCGCCATCAAGCTGGTCAAGAGCGTGGGATTCAAGCGGGAGGCCACGCTCCGCCGGCACGTGAAGGACCTCTCCGGGACCCCCCGCGACCTCGTCGTCCTCACCCGCCGCCTGACCCAGGACTAG